A section of the Pseudomonas fluorescens genome encodes:
- a CDS encoding 2-hydroxyacid dehydrogenase, translated as MKKHVVLYKKLSAPLMARLHEAAEVTLIETLDPAGLAQLREALPRAHGLLGASLRLDAQLLDLAPRLEAVASVSVGVDNYDIDYLTQRGILLSNTPDVLTETTADTGFALILATARRVVELANMVRAGNWNQNIGPLHFGSDVHGKTLGIIGMGRIGEALAQRGHFGFGMPVIYHSHKPKPAVEQRFGAQYRSLPQLLQQADFVCLTLPLTAETQGLIGTQEFAQMGPETIFINISRGKVVDEPALIEALQQRTIRAAGLDVFEREPLNHDSPLLRLNNVVATPHIGSATHETREAMARCAVDNLLAALAGERPKNLVNPTARRD; from the coding sequence ATGAAAAAGCATGTCGTCCTGTACAAAAAACTTTCCGCACCGCTGATGGCCCGCCTGCATGAGGCGGCCGAGGTGACATTGATTGAAACCCTCGACCCAGCCGGCCTGGCGCAGTTGCGTGAGGCCTTGCCCAGGGCCCACGGTTTGCTGGGAGCCAGCCTGCGCCTGGATGCGCAACTGCTGGACTTGGCCCCTCGCCTGGAAGCAGTCGCCAGCGTTTCGGTGGGCGTCGATAACTACGACATCGACTACCTGACCCAGCGCGGGATTTTGCTCAGCAACACCCCCGATGTGCTCACCGAAACCACCGCCGACACCGGCTTCGCCCTGATCCTGGCCACCGCCCGGCGGGTGGTGGAGCTGGCAAATATGGTGCGCGCCGGCAACTGGAACCAGAACATCGGCCCATTGCATTTTGGCAGCGATGTGCATGGCAAGACCCTGGGCATCATCGGCATGGGGCGCATTGGTGAGGCACTGGCGCAGCGGGGGCATTTTGGCTTCGGCATGCCGGTGATCTACCACAGCCATAAGCCCAAGCCCGCGGTGGAACAACGTTTCGGCGCGCAATATCGCAGCTTGCCGCAGCTGTTGCAGCAAGCCGATTTTGTCTGCCTCACGTTACCGTTGACCGCCGAGACCCAGGGGTTGATCGGCACCCAAGAGTTCGCACAGATGGGCCCGGAGACGATTTTCATCAATATCTCCCGGGGCAAGGTGGTGGACGAACCGGCCCTGATCGAGGCCCTGCAACAGCGCACGATCCGCGCCGCAGGGCTGGATGTGTTCGAGCGTGAGCCGTTGAACCATGATTCGCCGTTGCTGCGTTTGAACAATGTGGTGGCGACGCCGCATATCGGCTCGGCCACCCATGAGACCCGTGAAGCGATGGCGCGGTGCGCGGTGGATAATCTGCTGGCGGCGTTGGCGGGTGAGCGGCCGAAAAACCTGGTCAACCCCACTGCCCGTCGTGATTGA